In the Campylobacter sp. RM6914 genome, one interval contains:
- a CDS encoding P-loop NTPase family protein: MDQIEIKNAHENNLKNIDINIPKGKLVLFADVSGCGKSSLVHDTIAVESAREWQSTYPLYIQNKMPHFERPKVGSIKNLTPVIVVDQRPLGTGARSTVGTAIDVSPLLRLLFSRVASPSAGGSMAYSFNHPLGMCPACSGLGKRLKLNESKLFDMDKTLKEGAILFSEFSAGWQTHLYQSNPLLDANKKLK; the protein is encoded by the coding sequence GTGGATCAAATCGAAATCAAAAACGCACATGAAAATAACCTAAAAAATATAGATATAAATATCCCAAAGGGTAAGCTTGTGCTGTTTGCGGATGTTTCAGGGTGTGGTAAAAGCTCGCTTGTGCATGACACTATCGCCGTGGAGAGTGCAAGAGAGTGGCAAAGCACCTATCCGCTCTATATCCAAAACAAAATGCCACATTTTGAGCGCCCAAAGGTGGGAAGTATCAAAAATTTAACGCCCGTTATCGTGGTGGATCAGCGCCCTCTTGGCACGGGAGCAAGATCAACTGTTGGCACCGCCATAGATGTTTCACCGCTTCTTAGACTGCTTTTTTCACGTGTAGCAAGTCCAAGTGCTGGTGGTTCGATGGCGTATTCGTTTAATCACCCCCTTGGTATGTGCCCCGCTTGCTCTGGGCTTGGCAAACGCCTAAAACTAAACGAAAGCAAGCTTTTTGATATGGATAAAACGCTTAAAGAGGGGGCGATTTTATTTAGCGAATTTAGCGCTGGCTGGCAAACGCACCTGTATCAAAGCAACCCCTTGCTTGATGCGAACAAAAAGCTAAAATAG